The Gadus chalcogrammus isolate NIFS_2021 chromosome 14, NIFS_Gcha_1.0, whole genome shotgun sequence sequence ATATTTTACATGCATTTCTGATTTAAATGTATGTTGtgtatatacattttctttatCAATATTGTTTACATAATGTATGTGTTTTAAGATATTTAAGATGGATTCACTGTCTATAACCATGTTGCCTTGGTACAAGCAGTTTTTGATAAATTTTACAAACTTGagatgcgtgtttgtttttatgcatTGTCATGGCAATTTGTCCAAGACTTAATGTATGGAGATGCTAGTAATTCAAATGTAGAATGCATGAACCCAAAGGAATAGCATTCAATTTAAGATAGCCAGGGTACAGAAAGTTTCTATTAGCTTAAATTTTTGTTGATGTGCAATTATATAATGTACCATTTAATCAAAAACTAagaccttaaaggtcccatgacatgaaaatctcactttgtgagGTGTTCTAACacaaatatgagttcccctagcctgcctatggtcccccagtggctaaaacttgcgtttggtgtaaaactagcactagctgttctgctcgcctttgaaaaaacggaggctcaagcgcgctgatttggaatgtctgtattcatgacgtcatcaggaatctcagctcctccccttactctgcctggcccgcccagagacgttggcccgccaatgagactcgaccgtgcgagcgccacatgtgtgtgtgtgtgtgtgtgtgtgaatgaatacacacactgtaacgcaagtgtttcttgtcggttctttgacgtgtcttgtatttccacaacgagactgtcgtgggggttatctgagccatggttgagaaggaattgggggaaaggaactttggtttgactcgctgaagtacatgaactgcgacatgccgccggttgccgcgaggcaccatcgcccggcagcgggcagccggcagcaggcagcgcgcggttcagtcgacttcaggttgatgtgaaagtggaagaaccagagacgtcgcagaacccgacaaagtcgtttgtgattcataatatcgtctggacgcgcacacaatatgttatatgatatagatatctatgtattatatgatattattaagatatagagctccaggactgtaacgcaagtgttgtacacttccttgttatttggataaccgttctgctgttggtgtgatggcgcataacacgtcggactctcgtctctggtatttctacaacgagactcgtattgggggttatctcagccaaggttgagaatgaattggggggagggaactttggctttgactccctcaagaacttgaaccacgacaaggaggcttgggcgtttccgtcatgacacaagaacgcccattaggcgttcctggtagctTTTCATCTaccaatcacgaggtgtttcgaaaggcatactgggttacccaaggcatactgcgaagcacaggCGCAAagcatactatgctttccttccttaatggcaattttacctctcgttagatttagcaatcatggagcccccacttggctaacgttagttctaaaataaaagcattcgtcgggtacatacaaaaagacagtcaataaaagcaaatactatcaaaggaagtgtacatGTTGCTCTTACTTGGCACCGTTCAAATACTTCTTCTTTTCGTTTTGGTACCGTTTAAATTCAGCTTGATACTGGtatcttcttcttctgattAATGGCAGGTCATATGTCACATGATATGGGTATAATTGGGAAACGGTGAGTTGAACTGAAGACTGTGTACCATttcagggaaggaggggggggggtataggtcAACACATCGAATTTGCCCAAATTGAGTAATAGGGtacacaattaagaaaaaaacaacggtgggcttgttcaaaacaaatgtatataATTTCTTTAATGTACTAATATAACGACTatcatggatttttttttttgcaacctTAATTTTGgctctgcgtactctgcgtatgGGGAGCGGCGGCCCCTCCGGATCAGAGCCCCCCCACATAGAAAATCCCAATTTAACCACTGTACTAGccatatactagccattacggtaatagcgtctcagaactagtttaaaataaaagcattcgtcgggtacatacaaaaagacagtcaataaaagcaaatactatcaaaggaagtttacggccgttgtggtatttactttcaaaataaaagcccaccaaacattccaatatgagacatattactaTGATTTTGGatacgatttaaaagaaaatgcccagtTATTCCTGGCTCATTTCACTGAAGGCcgatagttcaagaccccacagggtcacccaagaagtttcaggacattCTGATGCGTAGTTTCAAAAAGCCCACCAAATATGAGCCATATTACAAGCCcacaccaaacattccaatatgagacatattacatatgattttggattcaatttaaaaatgtgttatttcaggctcatttcacttcagggttatagttcacaacccaatggggtcacgcaaaaggtttcagaacattctgatgtggagtttcaaaataaaagccaaccaaagtttccaatatgagacatattacatatgatttggattccatttaaaagaaaaaaatatatatatatattttatttgacaaagacaacagtgttaccccttatgttgtttttcaggaagaccaatcaaaaacaacagtgttaccccttgtgttttttttcatgacgaccaaagaaaaacaacagtgttaccgcttaatttttttttcatgacgaccaataaaaaacaacttatattttatttgacgaagacaacagcgttaccccttatgttttttttcatgacgactgataaaaaacaacagtgttaccccttgtgttttttttcatgacgaccaatcaaaaacaacagtgttaccccttgtggtttttttcatgacgaccaaagaaaaacaacagagttaccccttatgtttttttttcatgacgactgataaaaaacaacagtgttaccccttgtggtttttttcatgacgaccaaagaaaaacaacagtgttccccctcatgttttatttgatgaatatcaacagtgttccccctcatgttttatttgatgaatatcaacagtgttccccctcatgttttatttgatgaatatcaacagtgttccccctcatgttttttccatgttgaccaataaaaaacgacagcggtACCCTTGCCGACTTtattgcagggatccgaacctgagctgtttggagtattaacctccgaacttatcaatgcaccatcaagacacagaataaagtcaacacaatggttatacttgactttataattttgcatgaaatagagctaagagtcttccaactgaggacatcaaccggacttgaaccccggtctccagggggttagctcacagctctctccacatcccactgagatttgtattttaaataagtctgtggttatatatgacatgatagcattacgtttcaaattaaagatattgtgttttccacagaaattgagccgcggtcgccagtgggttaggcagagtacactccactgcaccactgagggcGATGAAAattcacaatgatcaatcatcaataaagaggatatacatgacattaaaatgtatgtgtgtttttctattatttcccttatgttttttttcatgacgaccgataaaaaacaacagtgttaccccttatgtttttttcatgacgaccgataaaaaacaacagtgttaccccttgtgttttttttcatgacgaccaataaaaaacaacagtgttaccccttgttttttttcatgacggccgataaaaaaggacagtcttaccccctatgttttttttcatgacgaccgataagaaacaacagtgttaccccttatggtttttttcatgacgaccaaagaaaaatgacagtgtcacccctcatgtttcatttgataaaaatgacagtgttaccccttatgtttttttcatgacgaccgataaaaaacgacagtgttaccccttatgtttcatttaataaaaacgacagtgttacccctcatgtttcatttgattaaaacaacagtgttaccccttgttttttttcatgacgaccaaagaaaaacaacagtgttaccccctttgttttatttgatcaatatcgacaggtttaccccttatgtttatttcatgacgaccgataaaaaacaagagttaccccttatgttttttttcttgacgaccaataaaaaacaacagtgttaccccttatggtttttttcatgacgaccaaagaaaaacgacagtgtcacccctcatgtttcatttgataaaaacgacagtgttaccccctatgttttattctatacatttcgacagggttaccccttatggatttttcatgacagataaaaaacgagtgttaccctttacgtttcatctgataaaaacaacagtgttaccccttatgtttttttcccatgatgactgatgaaaaacaacagtgttaccccttatattttatttgacaaggccaattatttatttttttcatgtttttttttcatggcgaccaataaaaaacgaaagtggtacccctgtcgaggttgcattgataagttcggaggttaatactccaaacagctcaggttcggaatGGATCCCTGCAAAatcgtcgacaggggtaccactgttgttttttattggtcttcatgaaaaacaacataaggggtaacactgttgtctttgtcaaataaaatataagtcgttttttattggtcgtcatgaaaaaaaccacaaggggtaacactatttcacagactatttcactgctgatcaacactacgaatgctggtaacgaataaattgtaaaaagaagtAATTTGCCAATTAAGATTTGAAAAgatttggaagtttatttacaacactatttacatggtttcggagtagtacacttggaaattttaatacagttcagcgagaaagtcgacgaagaataagaagggggcgttccagtctgcgtaaatgGGAactcccaccacacgagaacgcccatttgtgtctgcagtgggatgatattgcatttgggggaagctcaatgtgtgactggctcggagtggctgtaactctgcaccacggcagaatttcgggaacgtctttgaatactgtgttagttgcccactaatacctatattaaagaatacataaaatagcatgtcatgggacctttaagtgaAACAtaacgaatacacacacaaagaataccAACAGGTGGAATTAAATATAAAATTTATTAAGCAAAATGTACAACAGCTGTTTCAGCTAATTTCAGAGCTCAAAtagatatttgttttatttccatTCTAACAATGGAAAATACCCAACTCTTTTTTTGTAATGAACATGTGAAAACATTCATATAGAAAACACACCGGCTCACATTTATCAAATGTTTCAAAGCAAGCAAGCTTATCTAGAATCCCTTGCACACATTTATCTGGCCTCATATGGAAACGCACCAGGGGTGTTGTCAGATGGTATTAGTCTTGTAGCCCAATATATATGATCTGGTCTTTCAATAGGTGCTCTGTTGGGGAAGGCAGATCAAATGGCTTCTTGTTTGTGGGGAGGTAAAAAGCTGTTGGATACTAGCCCTATTAGCACCAGCGATTTGGACAACAGTCTTTGGCAGTGGAGTTAAACGCCGTTGTTCAGTAGACTACTGTCTACTGTCTCTATAGTCGCGGTCCCTTAGCAAGCTGGGGAGCAGGACTAACAAAGCGGCCTGCGTTGAACAGCGTCCCCatgcttctctttctcctgagaCGTATGCTTCACTCGCTgctgcagagagacacagagctcCAGGCAAATGTAGTGCTGGGAAATGAAAAGCACGTGCTACACTTTAAAAGTTAAATACCGGCCAAATCCAAATCTGAATATTCAATGTGTCACTTCGGATCAATTATGAGATTTATAATTCAACATAACTCGGGCCTTTCTAGCAGTAAGGCTTTTAAGGGTCTGGCCATTTGGAGGAAAAGAGGGTTATTTGTCAAAACAATAATTGTAGATCATTCAATATGAACCAGCACCACTGTGTTTGCTATGAATGGGTAGTATTACGCTAAACcaaagttgaacattttaaGGGATCTACACGCAGCATCTTTGGTAAAATGGCGATGCTCTCTACAAAACCCAAGAGACACTTTCTGAAGGTACGGCAAAAAAACTGTCTAAACCCAGAGGAATTCAACTTTCTCACTTAAACAACTAGTGACACCAGATCTGCCCTGCTGAACCGAGcagagttaaaaaaagaaacgagGCCATGAGGAACATAAAACATCGGGGTCGAGGCGAgcgtgatgatgtcatcagaaGGCGCCCCGCAACCCGCCGCTCCGCGAGCCACCGCCCGAGTTTCCATAGTAACCACTGCTCCCGCGACCTGGAGAAAGATTCAGAGAAGATACAGTCATGATGATATAATGTCACGATTAAAATTGACGAGTATGTTTCGAGAAGTTATCTACAACGGAGGATGTATTTCAGAGATCATTGGGAGTGTTGCCTTTACACTTACCAATACTATTTGGATACATTCAGATAAACTGAGAGTTACTGCTTGATTCATGGAACACATCGAATTCCCAAACGTGAATTTATGGTACATTTCCTCGATCATCTAAGAAGCATTGCTCCAGAAGTAACATTAAAACATACTATTTGTGGAAAATAATCTATCCGTTACCAGCTGCTTGTGGTGCTGGTGTGTAGACAGTGTTGATATTATGGGATACATCAGGCAATAAGGATGGGATCCAGTGGTTCTAACAGTTGTTACGCACACAGAGGTAGTGAGAACTTCTTACTCATCTCTGCCGCCCCGCTAGACGTCGAGTTGAGAAACAGCTCGATGTATCGGTGTTCTGTGGAAAAAAAGAGCTTAAATTAGCCCCACCATCTCATACTCAGTAAAAAGGGTACTCCGATTTGTGTCCAGGTAGGATTTAGAAAGATAATTACTAAGACATTAACCATACAGCGAGTCATCATTTTGGACCAAATCATGTGGAGTGTGCGGGTATGCCATCAAGACATCCCCGAACACACCAGAGCCCCTCGAGGAGGCTTCAGATCAGAAGCCACTTGAGAGCGGACACCTTTGGTCACAAGGCTGTTTAGTCTGTGCACCTCCATGAGAAAGGTAGGCCAGTACtggggctgctcgattatgaaaaaataaataaataatcataaaTCGTGATTATTCTGGTAAATATTGAAATCAGGATTATTCAAACCATTATCTTAGagattgaaaacatgatgccttaattcagcatttctctccaaaaaaataCACTTCGTAACTgagaacttaaaaaaaaaaataataattaaaatccGATTAATTATGCAGCCCCATCCTGTGCTCAATAGTGGCATGCCTTCCTCATGGGGGAACCTAAgcatgaggagaggggggagaacctaagcatgaggagagggggggaaccTAAgcatgaggagagggggggaaccTAAGCATGTAAGAGGGGGGAGAACCTAAgcatgaggagaggggggagaacctaagcatgaggagagggggggaaccTAAgcatgaggagaggggggagaacctaagcatgaggagagggggggaaccTAAgcatgaggagaggggggagaacctAAGCATGTAAGAGGGGGGAGAACCTAAGCatgtgagaggggggagaaccTACGCATGTGGTTCTTGTCCTTGGACATGGCTGCCACGGCGTCCTCGTGGGAGCGGAACTCCACGTCCGCCTCGCCGGTGGACTTGCCGTTGGGCGCCACGTCGATGTGCACCCGCATGGGGTTCATGGGGGAGAAGAACTGCGGCAGGGCAAAGGGAAAAGGGGTACGGCCGTTTCTTATTAGTACCAGTGTGGTGCAACACCAACGAGGGCCGACAGCGCGCATCAACGGTCGAGACCATGGCTTCCACTTTTCATTCGAGTGTTGCTTTGATTGTTTTGCATGTGAAGTCGTATGGATGTGCTACACTTTAAAAGTGAAATAGCAGCCCAATACATATCCGAATATTCAATGTCACCCCGGGCCTTTCTAGCAGTAAGGCTTTTAAGAGTCTAGCCATTTGGAGAAAAAGAGGGTTATTTGTCAAAACCATAATTGTAGATCATTCAAAATATGAACCAGCATTGTGTTTGCTATGAATAGGTAATAATTACACAAGCCCAGTGTTGTACATTTTAAGGGATCTACACATAGCATCTCGGGTAAAATGGCGACGCTCTCTACAAAACCAGAGACACTTTCTGAGGGTACGGCAAAAATCGAACCGTCTAATCCCCTTGAAGAGGGATTCAACTTTCTCCGGTAAAACCACGAGTGACTCCAGACATGGCCTCCTGCCGATACTCACTTTAGCGATGTCGCCGTCGGTGGCGCGGAACGGCAGGCCTCTCATGTGGACGAAATGGCCGCTGTGGAACCCGGAgcccccgtcccctcccccgCCGTGTCCGTGcccgtgtccgtgtccgtgtccgtgccCGTGTCCGTGTCCTCCCATCCCTGGACAGACGCGTGCAAATGCACATCATGTTGACTCTTACAATTCGCAGTAGAAAAAAACAAAGTGGAACAAAATTGCCTGACCAAAATGGCGTTCAAAGCCTAACACGAGAGCGGACCCTTACCTCTGCCCCCTCGCTCGCCCCCCCTCAGGCGGTCGTCGAACATGCCGTTGCCGAAGCAGTAGTTGTTGAAGCCGTTATAGTTGTCAAAGCCTCCGTAACCTAGAGAGAGAACGACCCCCGATGACAGCGACAAGTTAGATCAACGTGGGGAGAAGCTTTGAGGTGACATATTACACTACCACctatgatgtcagaagaggcaggttTTCATCACAGCGTGTACTGGCTAACCACACTGACTAACCAcatctggtggtataatgtgtcaCCTTTAAAATCATGGTAACCACTACCTGCTAGCTCGCAGTGTGTGATGGCTTTGATGGAGAATCCCCATGTAGCTTTGCTTTAACTCTTTTAAGACTTGCTCTGACAGTCTTACGATCAGACCGCTATGTTCCTTCCTTTGCCATCTCACCGCCGAGCAAACCTCCGTTCTTTGAACAGCGAGGTAGCGTTCCTGCTGAAGACTCTCCCGTGCATACATCCAGTTCTCCTTCACCCTCCAACCATTGTTTGCTACATCTCAGAACTCTCACTGCGTTTAGCAGTCTCACCCGTCCTAGACACAACATCGCCACGAAACTAGTCCCACGTCGTCACTCACCTCCCCCGTAGCCCCCTCCGCTCCGCATGGGCTCCATGAGGGCCCCTCCacgcccggggcccggggcgaAGAAAACCCCCCTGGGGCCCCCCATCATGGGCCTGTCATAGGGGCCAGGCCGCTGCTGCCCCATGGGCCGGCGGGGCAGCTCATAGTAGGCCCGGATCTCATTGCGGCTGCTCTTAAAGATCTCTATGTacctggagggggagacgcagggcAGGGGACGCTGTTATCCCATCGGCTGTGGCAGTGCTAGCCTCACACATTACGCTTGACTTAtatagagagaggcagacaaaaCGACAAACAGCCTTAAGATAACTTAGCCTGTAGCTTAGCCTGCGTAGCCTGAACTCCCCGCTAAAACATGACTAGCCCACTCTAGTTGGGACATAACGGAAGGGCATTGGAAGACAAGGCTATGGGTTAGTGTTTCTCCTCTAGTCACTCCACAAAGTGCTCGTATGTATGTCTAGTACATAGGAGTACCGTTGAGGACAATGCCACAGCCTAGTTATTCTAACCATACGTAAATGGCCTTGGGCTCAAGATTTCGAGGAGTAAACAATGAGAATTTAGCCATCATTAGGGCCCCGGATTGGCTGCAGATTACATCATTACAACTATTCAATTGATGTTCAAGCAGGAAGTACTGTTTGATGCCTCGAACTCTTTTACCAGAGGAAGAGTACACATGAAACTTGGGAAGATAAAATGCTACCCAAGTTACCAAGACCCATAGCCTACCCTGCCCGTTGAAAGATTACAACGCCTACAAGTAACCATCCACTACTATCATTTAACCCGGCCCCAAaaacagatttacatttcgcTACAAACTCACCCACCCAATAAGCAGTGTAATAATTTAATGAATCAATTCAAAACGATATCCCTCTAATTTACACACACTGCATTACCCGACACCCATCCCaaatattcattattcatttaacCATAAACACGACAAAATATGCCCGCCCAGAATTGAGTCCAGTGTAAAAGTCAAGCCCAGCTGGCCCCATCCCATCGcgttcccctctctcccacctgtGCCCTATTCTTTCCTTGTGCTTCCCCAGAGCCTTTTCTGCTATCTCCTTTGAGGCAAACTGCACGAAGGCTTCCCCTGTGCTCCTCCCCTGGTAGTCCACTGGCAGAGTAATCCCATTTGGCACGATTCTCAACCCTTCAACCCaagcacacataaatacataaagggGTGGGTAGATAGATGGGAGAGATATGTATGCTGTAGAAATTGATGGAACACCCGCTGATTCACTACAACTGGCCCTgcacaaatacattttacaatCATAAAAAACAAGGGGAAATAGAAATCACATCGGTTGACTTATGTACAATAACATTAAAATAGGCATAGGCAGAtataatgtttaaaatgtgcCCATTAAGGAGGTGGCCCCACCGACAAACACTGTCCTGGGTCAGCATTAAAATgtcctttaatttttttaacaccTAAACTAACCTGGTTACCGAATTAGTAATGGCGATATTGCTCAAAGAAACTGACAAACATTATAAAAATGGCATAATTAATAGGTCACCCAACACATGATTGGATAACCTCATCATTCAATAATGTTAATCAGTGATTGGCCGCTCTCCTAAAAAGACTAGTCAGTTAAAGGAATGGACATTGACCCACAGATAAGTTGTCCTGGGGTCACTTCCCTACAACTCAGAACAGCAAAACCACCCCACCCATTCAAAACCTTTCCCTGCACCCCTGCATGTAGCATATGACACACCCCCAAATGCCTCTTGCAGTCCTTTAACAGAACAATAGTAG is a genomic window containing:
- the hnrnph3 gene encoding heterogeneous nuclear ribonucleoprotein H3 isoform X1 — protein: MGNIDVFVYNHVITHVFHATHVVLLMAGVMSSNEEGYVVRIRGLPWSCTQEEVASFFSDCDIVGQVNGVCFTFSKEGRPSGEAFVELINAEDFKNAIAKDRKYMGHRYIEVFKSNRSEMDWVLKRSGPADYDGCSGCMLRLRGLPFGCSKEEIVQFFSGLRIVPNGITLPVDYQGRSTGEAFVQFASKEIAEKALGKHKERIGHRYIEIFKSSRNEIRAYYELPRRPMGQQRPGPYDRPMMGGPRGVFFAPGPGRGGALMEPMRSGGGYGGGYGGFDNYNGFNNYCFGNGMFDDRLRGGERGGRGMGGHGHGHGHGHGHGHGHGGGGDGGSGFHSGHFVHMRGLPFRATDGDIAKFFSPMNPMRVHIDVAPNGKSTGEADVEFRSHEDAVAAMSKDKNHMQHRYIELFLNSTSSGAAEMSRGSSGYYGNSGGGSRSGGLRGAF
- the hnrnph3 gene encoding heterogeneous nuclear ribonucleoprotein H3 isoform X2; its protein translation is MSSNEEGYVVRIRGLPWSCTQEEVASFFSDCDIVGQVNGVCFTFSKEGRPSGEAFVELINAEDFKNAIAKDRKYMGHRYIEVFKSNRSEMDWVLKRSGPADYDGCSGCMLRLRGLPFGCSKEEIVQFFSGLRIVPNGITLPVDYQGRSTGEAFVQFASKEIAEKALGKHKERIGHRYIEIFKSSRNEIRAYYELPRRPMGQQRPGPYDRPMMGGPRGVFFAPGPGRGGALMEPMRSGGGYGGGYGGFDNYNGFNNYCFGNGMFDDRLRGGERGGRGMGGHGHGHGHGHGHGHGHGGGGDGGSGFHSGHFVHMRGLPFRATDGDIAKFFSPMNPMRVHIDVAPNGKSTGEADVEFRSHEDAVAAMSKDKNHMQHRYIELFLNSTSSGAAEMSRGSSGYYGNSGGGSRSGGLRGAF